The proteins below come from a single Aegilops tauschii subsp. strangulata cultivar AL8/78 chromosome 6, Aet v6.0, whole genome shotgun sequence genomic window:
- the LOC141025328 gene encoding transcription factor bHLH95-like, translating to MSFDKENNGCDKDQRSNQMVIHGAINNGKGIAKIEGEEDGRSGGHRGKRELLAVKERKRRREMSEMFTELHGLLPILHEKVDKPTIVMEAIHYIKSLEGVLSELEKRKMEEHVQGKIPTTANSGVSSSTAAATPIVLKTQLNGLPNGGMCPTQEETWPTNDVGAMTAETAPVRLQTWSRRNIVLSLFGNHANINVCVARCPSMLTGVLAVLEKHNIDVITSMIVSDNARTIFTIQAQINGVSNLLGDNVAAEKIYKLAVSEIMILLPE from the exons ATGAGTTTTGACAAGGAAAACAATGGGTGCGACAAAGACCAGAGAAGCAACCAGATGGTCATCCATGGCGCTATTAACAATGGGAAGGGCATCGCCAAGATAGAAGGAGAAGAGGATGGCAGATCAGGTGGCCATCGGGGTAAGAGGGAATTGCTCGCAGTCAAAGAGCGTAAGAGGCGGAGGGAGATGAGTGAAATGTTCACTGAGCTGCACGGCCTCCTCCCCATCCTCCATGAAAAG GTTGACAAACCGACCATAGTGATGGAAGCAATACACTACATAAAAAGCTTGGAGGGGGTGCTGAGTGAGCTCGAGAAGCGCAAGATGGAGGAGCATGTCCAAGGCAAGATCCCGACCACAGCAAACAGTGGGGTCTCCTCTTCAACGGCAGCGGCCACGCCTATTGTCTTGAAAACACAACTGAATGGCCTCCCGAATGGCGGGATGTGCCCAACTCAAGAAGAGACATGGCCAACCAATGATGTGGGCGCAATGACAGCCGAGACAGCACCAGTGAGGCTCCAGACATGGTCGAGGCGGAACATCGTTCTAAGCCTATTTGGCAACCACGCGAATATCAACGTGTGTGTGGCACGGTGCCCGAGCATGTTGACCGGGGTGTTGGCTGTCCTTGAGAAGCACAACATCGATGTAATTACATCGATGATTGTGTCAGACAACGCCCGAACTATCTTCACCATACAAGCTCAG ATAAATGGAGTGAGCAACCTATTAGGAGATAATGTGGCGGCTGAGAAGATATACAAGTTGGCAGTGTCAGAGATAATGATTTTGCTCCCCGAATAA